CTGACCGATCCGCGCAATCTGCTCGAGCTCGCCGAAGGCATCTTCGACCGCTTCCACGCGGCGACCCCCGGTTCCATCGGCCGTGCACGCTTCTACCCGATGCTCGCCTCCGGCTTCATGGACGAGAAGGGCGAGGAGAGCAAGGACCTGCGGGCTGCCTTGCATTACGACGCCGACGGCACGCCGGACGGCTACGTCTCCTATCGCTTCAAGGGCTGGAACACCGAGCCTTACACGATGTCGGTCGTCGACTTCGTGGCTGCCACTCCGGAGGCCCATCTGGGCCTGTGGGCTTTCCTGGCGAGCCTGGATCTCGTGGAGCGCATCGAGGTGGAGTCCGCCCCGGCGCAGGACGCGCTCGAATGGGCTCTCGAGGATCCCCGCTGCGTGGAGGCCAAGGAGCCGCGGGACATGCTCTGGCTCCGCCTACTGGACGTCAAGGCCGCGCTGGAGGCGAAGCGCTACCCGTTGGACGGAAGCCTGGTCCTGCGGGTGGAGGATCCGCTGGATCTCGTGAGCGGAACTTACCGCATGGTGGTGGTCGGCGGGACCGCCACCGTCACGGAGGTCGGGGACGACGACGTGGACGACGCCACGGTGGAGCTCACCCTGGGCGTCGCGGAGCTGAGCTCGGTGTACCTCGGCGGGGTGCCTGCGGCCACGCTCGCGGAGGCCGGCCGGATCCAGGAACACGTGCCGGGAGCGGTGGAGCGTCTGGGGCTGTTCCTGACCCCCGAACGCCCGGTGCACTGCCATACGCACTTCTGAGAAGGCGGCCCGTCTGGGAAGTGCCGCTTAACAGCGACTCGTCAGGATTCGCGGACTACACTGAGGCGGTGTATTCCCCGCGTCATCTCCGGGAAGGGCTCGGGGGCGGGCCTGCGGATCCCGGTCGTCGTGCCCTGTTCCTGGGCATCGCCGCCTCCCTCGGTCTCGGCCTCGTGGCCTGCGACGAGGGGGACGCCCCCGAAACCCCGCCCCGTGGCGCGGCGGGCGGCGCCGCCGGTGCCGTGCCCGCGGCGACGCCGAGGCCCGGCGTCGCGCGTCCACGGCCCATGCCGAGCGTCGTGCCCGTGGTGACCCGCCGGGAGATCCTTGCTGAATTCGGCCGCCGGTCACCCGCGCAATGGGGCCTGGACGTCACCGGCGTGGCGCTGGGCGGCCCGAGCCGCTCGGTCGCGCTGACGTTCGACGCGTGCGGCGGTCCGGGCGGCTCCGGATTCGACCGCAAACTCATCCGCTCGCTGCGCCGTCACCAGGTCCCGGCCACCCTGTTCATCAATCTGCGCTGGGCCCGCAGGAATCCCGGTCTGCTGCGGGAACTCGCGACGGATCCGCTCTTCGAGATCGCCAATCACGGGGTGCGTCACAGTCCTCTCTCGGTCAGCGGCCGCAGCGCCTACGGGATTCCGGGGACCGCGGATCTGGGGGAGGCGTATGACGAGGTCATGGGCAATCAGGAGGGCCTGTCCGCGCTGACGGGTCGCGCACCGCTCGCGTTCCGGCCGGGCACCGCCCACTATGACGAGGTCGCGGCCGCCATGGTGCGGCGCTGCGGTCTGCTGCCCGCCAACTTCTCCGTGAACGCCGACGGCGGAGCCACCTTCACACCGGAGATGGTCGCCGGCCAGCTGGACTCGGTGAAGGGCGGGGACGTCGTGATCTCCCACTTCAACCAGCCCAGGTCAGGCACCGGTGAGGGGTACGTGGCGGGCCTGCCCGGCATGCTCGGACGGGGACTTCATTTCGCGCATCTGAGCACGGTGTTCGGGCTCGGAAAAGCTGCTTTGACCGGCGTTGCCGCGGGACGGTAAACTAGTAGGGCGTGCGTTACGCGTACGCGCGAATCAATCCAACACATCAGGATGGTCCTTGTGTCCGCGCCCTGAGCGTGGCGGATCTGCCTGACCGACTAACTATCCACATCGGAGCCCCTACTACATGACCATCACCTCTACCGAGAAGTCCGGTACCCCCGTCGTCGCAGTGAACGACATCGGGTCCGAAGAGGATTTCCTCGCCGCCGTCGACGCCACCATCAAGTACTTCAACGATGGCGATCTCGTCGAAGGCATTGTCGTCAAGGTCGACCGCGATGAGGTCCTTCTTGACATCGGATACAAGACCGAAGGTGTCATCCCCTCCCGCGAACTCTCCATCAAGCACGACGTCGACCCCGGTGACGTCGTCGCTGTTGGCGATGAGGTCGAAGCCCTCGTTCTCACCAAGGAGGACAAGGAAGGCCGCCTCATCCTCTCCAAGAAGCGCGCGCAGTACGAGCGTGCCTGGGGCGACATCGAGAAGATCAAGGAAGAGGACGGTGTCGTCACCGGTACCGTCATCGAGGTGGTCAAGGGTGGTCTCATCCTGGACATCGGCCTCCGTGGCTTCCTCCCGGCATCCCTCGTGGAGATGCGTCGCGTCCGCGACCTGGCTCCGTACATCGGTCAGCAGATCGAAGCCAAGATCATCGAGCTCGACAAGAACCGCAACAACGTGGTCCTGTCCCGCCGTGCCTGGCTCGAGCAGACCCAGTCCGAGGTCCGCTCCACCTTCCTCAACAAGCTCGAGAAGGGCCAGGTCCGTACGGGCGTCGTGTCCTCCATCGTCAACTTCGGTGCCTTCGTGGACCTGGGTGGCGTCGACGGCCTCGTGCACGTCTCCGAGCTGTCCTGGAAGCACATCGACCACCCGTCCGAGGTTGTCGAGGTCGGCCAGGAGGTCACCGTCGAGGTTCTGCTCGTCGAGCTGGACCGCGAGCGTGTCTCCCTGTCGCTGAAGGCCACCCAGGAAGATCCGTGGCAGACCTTCGCCCGCACTCACGCGCTGGGCCAGGTCGTTCCGGGTAAGGTCACCAAGCTGGTTCCGTTCGGTGCGTTCGTTCGCGTCGAAGACGGCATCGAGGGCCTGGTGCACATCTCCGAGCTGGCCGTCCGCCACGTGGACCTCGCCGAGCAGGTCGTGTCCGTGGGCGACGAGCTGTTCGTCAAGGTCATCGACATCGATCTCGAGCGTCGCCGCATCTCCCTCTCCCTCAAGCAGGCGAACGAGGGCGTGGATCCGGAAGGCACCGAGTTCGACCCGGCGCTGTACGG
The nucleotide sequence above comes from Arthrobacter woluwensis. Encoded proteins:
- a CDS encoding GNAT family N-acetyltransferase — protein: MTQLTGEYTVQSFDAATLPEDQISRFAEWCKAVKLGFHDSTPGDDLIAKILRNARHDNRVLTGVYQESTPEYGLAAESPVATFGTFTKNLNVGRGQEIPAHLITAVTVRPTHRRKGLLTRLMTEDLRRAQENGLAIAALTASEGGIYGRFGFGVATYERSLTVDVTSRFRLRQAPTGRVELTDPRNLLELAEGIFDRFHAATPGSIGRARFYPMLASGFMDEKGEESKDLRAALHYDADGTPDGYVSYRFKGWNTEPYTMSVVDFVAATPEAHLGLWAFLASLDLVERIEVESAPAQDALEWALEDPRCVEAKEPRDMLWLRLLDVKAALEAKRYPLDGSLVLRVEDPLDLVSGTYRMVVVGGTATVTEVGDDDVDDATVELTLGVAELSSVYLGGVPAATLAEAGRIQEHVPGAVERLGLFLTPERPVHCHTHF
- a CDS encoding polysaccharide deacetylase family protein, which produces MYSPRHLREGLGGGPADPGRRALFLGIAASLGLGLVACDEGDAPETPPRGAAGGAAGAVPAATPRPGVARPRPMPSVVPVVTRREILAEFGRRSPAQWGLDVTGVALGGPSRSVALTFDACGGPGGSGFDRKLIRSLRRHQVPATLFINLRWARRNPGLLRELATDPLFEIANHGVRHSPLSVSGRSAYGIPGTADLGEAYDEVMGNQEGLSALTGRAPLAFRPGTAHYDEVAAAMVRRCGLLPANFSVNADGGATFTPEMVAGQLDSVKGGDVVISHFNQPRSGTGEGYVAGLPGMLGRGLHFAHLSTVFGLGKAALTGVAAGR
- the rpsA gene encoding 30S ribosomal protein S1, which encodes MTITSTEKSGTPVVAVNDIGSEEDFLAAVDATIKYFNDGDLVEGIVVKVDRDEVLLDIGYKTEGVIPSRELSIKHDVDPGDVVAVGDEVEALVLTKEDKEGRLILSKKRAQYERAWGDIEKIKEEDGVVTGTVIEVVKGGLILDIGLRGFLPASLVEMRRVRDLAPYIGQQIEAKIIELDKNRNNVVLSRRAWLEQTQSEVRSTFLNKLEKGQVRTGVVSSIVNFGAFVDLGGVDGLVHVSELSWKHIDHPSEVVEVGQEVTVEVLLVELDRERVSLSLKATQEDPWQTFARTHALGQVVPGKVTKLVPFGAFVRVEDGIEGLVHISELAVRHVDLAEQVVSVGDELFVKVIDIDLERRRISLSLKQANEGVDPEGTEFDPALYGMAAEYDEEGNYKYPEGFDPESNEWLEGYETQRAAWEQQYADAQSRWESHKKQVAQHLADDAAAATTGSADAAPTSYSSEAPAAESGTLASDEALAALREKLTGN